A genomic window from Candidatus Denitrolinea symbiosum includes:
- a CDS encoding dipeptide/oligopeptide/nickel ABC transporter permease — MTAYIARRLTQTIGLLFLLSVVFFALVNLAPGGPLAGQGQSRHVRPEKIAILKRQLGLDKPLPTQYLIWLAGNDWMKVDADGDGLLESYGTRRGILRGDFGFSFRSRQPVLAEIAQKLPNTIYLMSVTLLTALLIAVPIGILSAIRQYSSFDIAATTFSFAGQAIPEFWLGLILIIVFYGWLKNPFTGEPLLPAGGMMSIHAQGLALGDRLAHLVLPVATGALGWIAWYSRFLRSSMLDVMHKDYLRAARAKGASERLVVFKHALRNALIPLVTILALDAPYIFSGAVFVEFLFAWPGMGRLYYQAALNRDYPILLAVLIIGAALIILSNLLADILYALLDPRVRYE; from the coding sequence ATGACCGCCTACATCGCCCGGCGCCTGACCCAGACCATCGGCCTGCTCTTCCTGCTGAGCGTTGTGTTCTTCGCGCTGGTCAATCTCGCGCCGGGCGGACCGTTGGCCGGGCAGGGACAAAGCCGCCATGTCCGCCCGGAAAAGATCGCCATCCTCAAGCGCCAACTCGGGCTGGATAAACCCCTGCCGACCCAATATCTCATCTGGCTGGCGGGCAACGACTGGATGAAAGTGGACGCCGACGGCGACGGACTCCTCGAAAGTTACGGCACGCGGCGGGGAATCCTGCGCGGCGACTTCGGCTTCTCGTTCCGCTCGCGCCAGCCCGTCCTGGCCGAGATCGCCCAGAAACTGCCCAACACCATCTACCTGATGAGCGTCACGCTGCTGACCGCGCTCCTCATCGCCGTTCCCATCGGAATCCTTTCCGCCATCCGCCAGTATTCCAGCTTCGACATCGCCGCCACCACCTTTTCGTTCGCGGGGCAGGCCATCCCCGAATTCTGGCTGGGACTGATTCTCATCATCGTCTTCTACGGCTGGCTGAAGAATCCGTTCACCGGCGAGCCGCTCCTGCCCGCGGGCGGGATGATGTCCATCCACGCGCAGGGACTGGCGCTCGGCGACCGCCTGGCCCATCTCGTCCTGCCGGTCGCCACCGGCGCGTTGGGCTGGATCGCCTGGTACTCGCGCTTCCTGCGCTCCAGCATGTTGGACGTGATGCACAAAGACTACCTTCGCGCCGCGCGCGCCAAGGGCGCGTCGGAGCGGCTGGTCGTCTTCAAACACGCGTTGCGCAACGCGTTGATCCCCCTCGTCACCATCCTGGCGCTGGATGCGCCATACATCTTCAGCGGGGCGGTCTTCGTGGAGTTTCTCTTCGCCTGGCCGGGCATGGGACGCCTGTATTACCAGGCCGCGCTCAACCGCGACTATCCCATCCTGCTGGCGGTATTGATCATCGGCGCGGCGCTGATCATCCTCTCCAACCTGCTGGCCGACATTCTGTACGCGCTGCTCGACCCGCGCGTGCGCTACGAGTGA
- a CDS encoding oligopeptide ABC transporter substrate-binding protein has translation MSASKIWIGIVICILTFSLPGCQAGNHPPAGGGAADQSAVVIVVAEEPPSFNPVITDAGYDSLVMELVMLGLTDIDAQGNVFPELAAELPTEENGGVTIDPEAGTMDVTWKMRQDVKWSDGTPVTADDALFTLAAIQDPDTGTWIPGVDYIDSVDKVDDYAFTIHYNGIFPGYLTQLGGEQVVVWPAHYCDASQGFSAWDCSREPLSNGPYILKDWMAGDHLTFVRNENYYVKGKPAIDRVIVRVVPDREVRKTMLLKGDADLDMWTTEPVIEDLKDAPNVKVSISPENRWVMRIFFNLAAKGTTDPAASPHPILSDLRVRRAIRMAIDVDAISKEFYFGYAQPVWTEFFRPPYACNNIPRPVFDPAAAAALLEAAGWTDTDGDGVRECHGCKTAEEGYKMEMEFITYSEFGEALELTQQLIAEMLGRIGVKLNLSVVEGSVLWAATADGGIEQSGNFDMDIWDDGYTGLDPAEYLQSYYSAGAAVPDMGYNYGRWVNADFEALLDETSTLDQSARQEVFCKMATLLDEELPELLLFTVVNADAHSARLLGVQTSANDLVTWNAADWTLTK, from the coding sequence ATGTCCGCGTCAAAAATCTGGATAGGGATCGTCATCTGCATCCTGACCTTCAGCCTGCCCGGATGCCAGGCTGGGAATCACCCCCCGGCCGGCGGCGGCGCGGCCGACCAGTCGGCCGTCGTCATCGTTGTGGCGGAGGAGCCGCCCTCGTTCAACCCGGTCATCACCGACGCGGGCTACGACTCCCTCGTGATGGAACTCGTCATGCTCGGGCTGACGGATATTGACGCCCAGGGCAACGTCTTCCCCGAACTGGCCGCGGAATTGCCCACCGAGGAAAACGGCGGCGTGACGATCGATCCCGAAGCCGGCACGATGGACGTCACATGGAAGATGCGGCAGGACGTGAAGTGGAGCGACGGAACTCCCGTCACCGCGGACGACGCGCTCTTCACCCTCGCCGCCATCCAGGACCCCGACACAGGCACCTGGATCCCCGGCGTTGACTACATTGACAGCGTGGACAAGGTGGACGATTACGCCTTCACCATCCATTACAACGGCATCTTCCCCGGCTACCTGACGCAACTCGGCGGCGAGCAGGTCGTCGTCTGGCCCGCGCATTACTGCGACGCCTCGCAGGGGTTCTCGGCCTGGGACTGCTCCCGAGAACCCCTGAGCAACGGCCCCTACATCCTGAAAGATTGGATGGCCGGCGACCACCTGACCTTTGTCCGCAACGAGAACTATTACGTCAAAGGCAAGCCCGCGATCGACCGCGTCATCGTGCGCGTGGTCCCCGACCGCGAGGTCCGCAAGACGATGCTCCTCAAGGGCGACGCCGACCTCGACATGTGGACGACCGAGCCGGTCATCGAAGACCTGAAAGACGCGCCCAACGTCAAGGTTAGCATAAGCCCCGAAAACCGCTGGGTGATGCGCATCTTCTTTAACCTGGCCGCCAAAGGGACGACCGATCCCGCCGCCTCGCCTCACCCGATCCTTTCGGACCTGCGCGTCCGCCGCGCCATCCGCATGGCGATTGACGTGGACGCCATCTCAAAAGAATTCTACTTCGGCTACGCCCAGCCGGTGTGGACGGAATTCTTCCGCCCGCCGTACGCCTGCAACAACATCCCGCGTCCGGTCTTCGACCCGGCCGCCGCGGCCGCCCTGCTCGAAGCGGCCGGCTGGACGGATACGGACGGCGACGGCGTGCGCGAATGCCATGGATGTAAAACCGCCGAAGAAGGCTACAAGATGGAAATGGAGTTCATCACCTATTCCGAATTCGGCGAGGCGCTCGAACTCACCCAGCAGTTGATCGCGGAAATGCTCGGCAGGATCGGCGTCAAACTGAACCTGTCCGTCGTGGAGGGCAGCGTGCTGTGGGCGGCCACCGCAGACGGAGGCATCGAACAAAGCGGCAACTTCGACATGGACATCTGGGACGACGGCTACACCGGCCTGGATCCCGCCGAGTACCTGCAAAGCTACTATTCGGCCGGCGCGGCCGTCCCCGACATGGGCTACAATTACGGGCGCTGGGTGAACGCGGACTTCGAAGCGCTGCTCGACGAGACCTCCACCCTCGACCAGTCGGCGCGGCAGGAGGTCTTCTGCAAGATGGCGACCCTGCTCGACGAAGAATTGCCGGAACTGCTCCTCTTCACCGTTGTCAACGCCGACGCGCATTCCGCGCGGCTGCTCGGCGTACAGACCTCCGCCAACGACCTCGTCACCTGGAACGCGGCAGACTGGACGCTAACCAAGTAA
- a CDS encoding peptide ABC transporter permease yields the protein MKETASPVQNEAAPPASAGQAVWKRFRRHPGAIGGSVVLGLLILLALLAPLSPYSATASNTPEKYQPPSWSHPMGTDAMGRDLLTRVLYGGRISLMVGLLVVCISLAIGVPIGAIAGYYGGWLDNVLMRLTDAFLSLPSFLVLILLSAILRETNAPLLERNSVFTISLVIGVFGWMTFARLVRAAFLTLRELDFVSAVRALGGSDRWIIIRHILPNAIGPIIVEATLDLGYAIIQESGLSFLGFGIQQPTPSWGNLLDNAQEHFTKYPWLGIFPGLMIFLAIISVNYIGDGLRDAYDPYKMLDLVGER from the coding sequence TTGAAGGAAACCGCCTCCCCCGTTCAGAACGAAGCGGCCCCCCCCGCCAGCGCGGGACAGGCCGTGTGGAAGCGCTTCCGCCGCCACCCGGGCGCCATCGGCGGATCGGTCGTCCTCGGATTGTTGATTCTGCTGGCGCTGCTCGCGCCGCTTTCCCCATACAGCGCCACCGCCTCCAACACGCCCGAAAAATACCAGCCGCCCTCCTGGTCTCACCCAATGGGAACCGACGCCATGGGCCGCGACCTGTTGACGCGCGTCCTATACGGCGGGAGGATTTCGCTCATGGTTGGGCTGCTGGTGGTCTGCATCTCGCTTGCCATCGGCGTCCCCATCGGCGCCATCGCGGGCTATTATGGCGGCTGGCTCGACAACGTCCTGATGCGCCTGACCGACGCCTTCCTCTCCCTGCCCTCGTTTCTCGTCCTGATCCTGTTGAGCGCCATCCTGCGCGAGACCAACGCGCCGCTCCTCGAGCGCAACAGCGTGTTCACCATCAGCCTGGTGATCGGCGTCTTCGGCTGGATGACCTTCGCGCGGCTGGTGCGCGCCGCCTTCCTCACGCTGCGCGAACTGGACTTCGTGTCGGCGGTGCGCGCCCTGGGAGGCTCTGACCGCTGGATCATCATCCGTCACATCCTGCCCAACGCCATCGGCCCCATCATCGTGGAAGCCACGCTCGACCTGGGCTACGCCATCATCCAGGAATCGGGACTGAGTTTTCTGGGTTTCGGCATCCAGCAGCCCACGCCCTCGTGGGGCAACCTGCTTGACAACGCACAGGAACACTTCACCAAATACCCCTGGCTGGGAATCTTCCCCGGACTGATGATCTTCCTCGCCATCATCTCGGTCAACTACATCGGCGACGGCCTGCGCGATGCCTACGATCCCTACAAAATGCTCGACCTGGTGGGAGAGCGGTAA
- a CDS encoding TrpB-like pyridoxal phosphate-dependent enzyme gives MSDQTRFILNESDLPKFWYNIAADSPLAPTPVLHPGTLEPVTPDFLSVLFPMDLILQEISTERYIQIPDEVREIYKLYRPTPLIRARRLEKALGTPAHIYYKYEGASPSGSHKSNTATAQAFYNKIAGTKALTTETGAGQWGSALAMACQMFGLDLEVYMVKVSYQQKPYRRILMETFGAQVFASPTDRTNYGRSVLDADPGSPGSLGIAISEAVEVAAASNGAKKYSLGSVLNHVLTHQSVIGEESLKQMDMAGEYPDVVIGCVGGGSNFAGIAYPFLRENLKNGQRARLLAVEPTATPSLTKGAYTFDYGDTAKMAPVVKMHTLGHSFVPPGIHAGGLRYHGMAPSLSAFCDAGLVDAVAVPQVATFEAAIQFARSEGIVPAPESAHAIRAAIDEALDAKARGETRVILFNLSGHGNFDLAAYEKYLQGELEDYEYPAEAAEEALARLPRVTIPA, from the coding sequence ATGTCCGACCAGACCCGCTTTATCCTGAACGAATCCGACCTGCCGAAGTTTTGGTACAACATCGCCGCCGACAGCCCCCTCGCGCCGACGCCCGTCCTCCATCCGGGGACGCTCGAGCCGGTCACCCCGGACTTTCTGTCGGTACTCTTCCCGATGGACTTGATCCTGCAAGAGATTTCGACCGAGCGCTACATTCAAATCCCCGACGAAGTGCGCGAGATCTACAAACTCTATCGTCCCACCCCGCTCATCCGCGCCCGCCGCCTGGAGAAAGCCCTCGGCACGCCCGCGCACATCTACTATAAATACGAGGGCGCCTCGCCGTCGGGCAGCCACAAGTCCAACACGGCCACCGCGCAGGCCTTCTATAACAAAATCGCGGGGACGAAAGCCCTCACCACCGAGACCGGCGCCGGTCAGTGGGGTTCCGCCCTCGCGATGGCCTGCCAGATGTTTGGCCTCGACCTCGAAGTCTACATGGTCAAGGTCTCGTACCAGCAAAAACCCTACCGCCGCATCTTGATGGAGACCTTCGGCGCGCAGGTCTTCGCCAGCCCGACCGATCGGACGAACTACGGACGTTCGGTCCTGGACGCCGACCCGGGCAGCCCCGGCTCCCTCGGCATCGCCATCTCGGAAGCGGTGGAGGTGGCGGCCGCGTCGAACGGCGCGAAGAAGTACAGTCTCGGCTCGGTGCTGAACCACGTGCTGACTCACCAGTCCGTCATCGGCGAGGAATCCCTCAAGCAGATGGACATGGCCGGCGAATATCCCGACGTGGTCATCGGCTGCGTCGGCGGCGGATCGAACTTCGCGGGCATCGCCTATCCCTTCCTGCGCGAGAACTTGAAAAACGGACAGCGCGCCCGCCTGCTGGCCGTCGAACCGACCGCGACGCCCTCGCTGACGAAGGGCGCATACACCTTCGATTACGGCGACACGGCCAAGATGGCGCCCGTCGTCAAGATGCACACGCTTGGACATTCCTTCGTCCCGCCGGGCATCCACGCGGGCGGACTGCGCTATCACGGCATGGCGCCTTCGCTGTCCGCGTTTTGCGACGCGGGGCTGGTGGACGCGGTCGCCGTCCCGCAGGTGGCGACGTTCGAAGCGGCGATCCAATTTGCCCGTTCGGAGGGAATCGTCCCCGCGCCCGAGTCGGCGCACGCCATCCGCGCCGCGATAGATGAGGCGCTGGACGCGAAGGCCAGGGGCGAGACGCGCGTCATTCTGTTCAATTTGTCGGGACACGGCAACTTCGACCTCGCCGCGTACGAGAAGTATCTGCAAGGCGAACTCGAAGACTACGAGTACCCCGCCGAAGCGGCGGAGGAGGCGTTGGCGCGTCTGCCGCGGGTGACGATCCCCGCGTAA